One Jeotgalibaca porci genomic region harbors:
- the smpB gene encoding SsrA-binding protein SmpB, whose amino-acid sequence MPKGTGKVLAQNRQAHFEYTILDTFEAGIVLKGTEIKSIRNGKLNLRDGYVSIHGGEAILQNVHISPFEQGNIFNHDPLRTRKLLLHKKQINYLANELKTQGVTIIPLKVYLKDGFAKVLIGIAQGKKKYDKRESLKQKDMKREIDRAMKNR is encoded by the coding sequence ATGCCAAAAGGGACAGGGAAAGTTTTAGCACAGAATCGTCAAGCGCATTTTGAATATACGATTTTGGATACATTTGAGGCGGGTATTGTGTTAAAAGGTACCGAAATTAAATCCATCCGAAATGGTAAACTAAACTTGCGTGATGGTTATGTTTCCATTCACGGGGGAGAAGCCATTCTTCAGAATGTACATATCAGTCCCTTTGAACAAGGGAACATCTTTAACCACGATCCTTTGCGTACACGCAAATTACTCTTGCACAAGAAACAAATAAACTATTTAGCCAATGAATTAAAAACGCAGGGTGTCACTATTATTCCCTTGAAAGTTTATTTGAAAGATGGCTTTGCAAAAGTGTTAATTGGGATTGCCCAAGGTAAGAAAAAATACGATAAACGCGAATCTCTGAAACAAAAAGATATGAAGCGTGAAATCG